In Miscanthus floridulus cultivar M001 chromosome 8, ASM1932011v1, whole genome shotgun sequence, the sequence aaaaaaaaaaaatagttccCTAATATCCTCGCCGATAAACTATATGCCTAAACCAAACCTAGTCTAAGTCGtgggtgatgacgatcaccagaGCTTGATGCTTAACTTGCAGTCCATGCTCTTGACCCCGAGGCTGCCCTCGGTGGCGAGCCTGTTGAGCACGAGGTCGCAGCGGACGCTGGGCGTGACCTTGGCCGTGGTGAATGGCCCGACCTTGACCCGCACGGGCACCTCGCCGCGGAACACGAGCGGCAGCTCCCCGTCGGCGTCGTTGACGTGCCTCATCACCTCGACGACGCCCGTGCCCTGCAGGCGCGCCTCGCTCATGGCGACGCGCACGAGCGCGGCGTCGCCGTGTGGGCCCTGGTAGAACGCCGGGAGCGCGCCCCGGGACAGGCGGTACCCGCCGAACCAGACGGAGAGGTCGGAGCCTTCCTCGTAGCGGATGCCGATGGCGCTGTTGGGGTTCTC encodes:
- the LOC136470073 gene encoding NDR1/HIN1-like protein 6; amino-acid sequence: MARLDTTHEVEVDLEAGRQDSPAPASSPSTSANNKPSRKNKQKRRARVVGCCCRVACAALLAAALVAALLGALYLALDPKVPRYTVHELNVTAFGMDDDMTARATFDASVRFENPNSAIGIRYEEGSDLSVWFGGYRLSRGALPAFYQGPHGDAALVRVAMSEARLQGTGVVEVMRHVNDADGELPLVFRGEVPVRVKVGPFTTAKVTPSVRCDLVLNRLATEGSLGVKSMDCKLSIKLW